The genomic window GATATCTATTaagagaatatatttttaaaaattacgttaaaaaagaaaatcataccGACTGCCTCTGTTTCTCTGGTTACCACTAGATCTACTATTCCACTCTTCAACAATTGGAGGGGAGTCTGCAGGGCGTTTCAGGTATTCTTGATACTCAGTATCATCTTCTGTGAATCGAGTGGCAAACATCTCTTCAAAATTAGGAACAGCATCTGGAGTGTCAGTCATTCTGAAAatcttttataaaaaatattagtTGGACAGCATTACTTTCAAGATGcatagcttttaaaaaacaactggggcagtgaggtggtacagtggatagagctcaaaACTTGAGAagcaggaaggcctgagttcaaatccttcctcagaaatTTACCCCTttgtgacccagggtaagtcatttaacctctgctcgAATCAGGTTCCTAACTTGTAAAATAAGGCTAACTCTcatgcctacctcacagggttgtggtaaggatcaaatgagaaaacatataaaaGCAGCCctctgtaaaccttaaggtgtgttcatcctttgtcaCCAAAGacatgccatcagaaataatgacatgatttgcacttgactttgttttgagtgagggagggctgtgcaggtcaccagcctcacttctcctccagagccatcttagttcagtgaccagatattcatcaggattactagagatgacccaggatgaggcaattggggttaaatgacttgcccaaggtcacacagctagacagtatcaagtgtctgaggtgagatttgaactcaggtccttctgactcctgcactggtgctctatcctgcaccacctagctgcccctgtaaaccttaaagcactatttgaatgccagctattattatcagcAGTGGTGACAgcagttttctttctaattagtGAATAACCAGGTCACAAGTGGAGTTTTTACAGTCTTGCTCTTAATGTCTGATCATACCACACAGGTGAGCTTGGCAATGCCAGTGCAACGACACTTGTCAATGCAAGTCCTAACAAAATGGAAAGCATTCACAGAAGAGCTTGGTGGCAGACCGTTACCTGAAGACCAACCTAGATCAGCGAAAGGAGGCTTATCACCAGAAACCAGTTCAGGTGGTGATTTTTTGGGGGGCCataatctcaaaaaataaaacaaaataaaaccatacATACTGTAATAAGGTACAGAAGGGTTAAGATTTCCTCTGGTGGAGAGAAAATCTACACAGAAGTAGAGCTTCTTGAAAAACTGAAGTAGAGCttgttgatattttaaaaaaatctgtaaaaggcatttaaaaagcaaatatacTTAAGTTTGGCACAACTACATTACACAATTGTACCCTATGTACTTATTTCagatcttggttttctttttttttttggcctttctttgtattaccaataagtatagttcctggcacatagcagcttattaataaagaaagaataataagGGAGAATGTTATGTAGTCTCTCCTTTCCAGGCTATCTCCTAAGAGGATGAACTGGGAAACCATCCAAACTGTTGCTCAAGGTAatccctccctctcacccctccTGGAAAAAGAGCCAATATCCCTTTATCAAAagcattaataaatacttgttgacttactGATTGTGACAAATGCAAACTGGCTCTTATTGCTGAGGATATAAACTGTGCACTATGGTTAGCAAAACTGAAATCagctataaaaagaaaatttaatttgtttttaaatgccaTTTATGGTGCCTCACTCCCTTCACAGCAGAAGTGATAGTGGTGGTAGGATATTAGGGAGTGGGATCTAtgttttggaatatgatatatactgtgtccctttcttttctagtcattgttataaaggaaggctttatTTAGAAATGAATATACTAGACACTAGAGaaacaaaaggcattaataaaaaaaaagctaataacTCCAGCAGTGGATGGTTAAAAAAAGGATACCCTTTATAAATTATTTCCATTATACATGCAAGCTAAGTAATGAGAATTTATAAATGCAAAAACTGCATTCAAAAACCTACATTCTTTTAAAGTTAATGTTAATAGTGGTGAAATGTGCATGAGTATCACCTGTCAGGTTTTTATCACCAGTATTATATCTTTATTCCCTATCATATAATATAATTTGCCGGCTGGGGATGGTTTATTGAGTATGTTACCTCACTCAGACTAGAATGGTAAACTATATATAGAACGATGCCCCCTGGGCATCAAAGATTTGTCATTCCAGTGGCACTACAATATGACACGTTAAGGATCAAAGTCTGAATATCAAATTTTTCATCTTTCCCCAACTAATCCATCTATAGTGATGGTTCTCTCAAAGGTCAAACTCAAGTGGTCTAGTCAGTACAATGTTAGTTATTAAAGCCAGGGAAGAGATACCAGAAAATAAAGACTTGTTACACAACCCATGGGTACTGTGTCAGATATCTTTATATAAATAGGATCAACAAATACTTACCAAACATGTTTATAAggtacagtgctaagtgctgtgtTGTGCAAAACATAACGCAtgatccttgtcctcaaggaggcTCAAGCTATTTTTTATCTTTACAGTTCTAaacttatattaaaataaatcctCTAGGGCTATCACAACAtactgaaaaagtaaaaaaaaaaaaagtgccaatTGTTGAGGAAGCAGTTTTGGGACTGAGACACTTCAATTAtcatttacattattttctattattctcTTAATACAGCAAGTTCATGACCTTAGAAATCAAACACACAAGTCCTAGTTCAAGTACAAAATACCATCATTACTAAaccatattttaattttaaaggggTAACTTCAAAAATAAGCATCAGAAAAAAACTCAAGTCACTCAGCATTCTTCCCTGCTTTCTATTCTGAAAGACTAGTAAAAGTTGCTTATGTTAAAATTCCAAGTCTAAGTACTACATTAGCTGAAATTTATATACAATGACAACACACCTCGGAGCAGTCTGGCTCTTGATTTAGTGCGTTAAGGACAAATGAGATTAGGGACTGCCTTCCAGTCTGGGGGGAAGCggcagggaaaggagaagggattaTGAGGGGGAACTGCACGGGATCTCTTCCTTTCATACCACCTGCTCTGATGACGTGGGGAATTACCCAGAGTCTTAGGTCTGAAGTTGATTTCCTCACCCAGCAAGTAGGGCTGTGTCCTTTTAACAgtaacaaaataattcctaagtAATTGACAAGTATAGGTACCATGAGGATACAAAAcgaggtccctgccctcagaggcACTCTAACATTCTAACAAGGCCAAGTCTGCTCCACCACGGCCAAGCAGTCCAGTGGGCACCTCTGATCTCTTCTGCCCCACATCCCCACCAAGCCCTGCACTCCTACTCCAAGATTCTCCGTGCGCTTGGTCTGTTCTGTGACATGACCCTGGTGTTTCCCCTGCTCGTATAATGCATCTGACATCCTGGAACTCACTTGTTTAACTCCCATGTCATCTTCTATCTCTGGAAACCAAGGTTCTGTCAAAGAAGCGTGCCGGGGGAAGACGTTCTTTTGGTTACTTTGTTATTTTGTCTTAGACAACTCAAAACATTTTTACTCCCTATTTTAATGACTATTCAAAAGGTTGGCAGAATGGGTCTTAACACTGAAATAGAGGATCCcatctaaatatatgtatgtacatatatatatatatacgaaCATTGTCATTCTAAAGGTACCAAAACAGAAGTTTTGCCAAGTCCACGGGCAGTGCCAACAACCCAACTCCGGCTTCCTGCTGTGCTGACACTTCCCCTTCTAAACCAAACACTCTCCACGAAAGCTCGGCTTCCGAGCACCAAGCCAGCCGGACGCCAGGGTCCTTCGGCGGCCCAATCTCACCCCCGTCCACGGCCCCACAAGCACCACAGCATCACAGACTTCCCCTTTTCCAGGACAGTCGGCCCAGACCCCCCTCACCGCGGGCAGCCCTGGCTCCCCTCCTTCCCGTTCCCCGCCCCGAGGACCCCCCACAAAAGGCAGGCTGCCCTACCTCGGCGGCTCGGGGGCTTTACCGGGTGAAGAAAGGTGCCGTCCTAGAGAAAACACACGGACCAAGACACGT from Notamacropus eugenii isolate mMacEug1 chromosome 1, mMacEug1.pri_v2, whole genome shotgun sequence includes these protein-coding regions:
- the RAMAC gene encoding RNA guanine-N7 methyltransferase activating subunit isoform X2; this encodes MGVKQIFRMTDTPDAVPNFEEMFATRFTEDDTEYQEYLKRPADSPPIVEEWNSRSSGNQRNRGSRLQDNRHFRGRDGRRGWPSDNRSNQWHGRPWGNNYQQHRQEPYYHHQYGQYGYSQRPPYGYY